One genomic window of Aliiroseovarius sp. M344 includes the following:
- a CDS encoding TRAP transporter large permease subunit: MSYELIAIFMFATMMAMLLTGQRVFGAIGFVAVIAALVLWGDRGGYDIAFSSAMKLMKWYPLLTLPMFIFMGYVLSESKIADDLYKMFHVWMGGLKGGLAIGTIGLMVLISAMNGLSVAGMAIGATIALPELLKRNYDKKMVTGVIQAGSSLGILVPPSVVLVLYAMIARQPVGQLWLAGVLPGLMMAAMFIIYIAVRCHINPALGPALPKEERDIPMSEKLALLRAGMLPLVIFAAMMVPFVNGWTSLVESSAIGAITAFLAAVLKGRMTKEVFETSVKMTLGISCMFMWIILAALAFGAVFDGLGAVKAIETLFTERLGLNPWVILILMQLSFILMGTFLDDTAMLVIVAPLYVPLVAALGFDLIWYGVLYTITTQIAYMTPPFGYNLFLMRAMAPPEITLRDIYGSILPFVLVMVLALTLVILFPEIALWLPGWVYGN; encoded by the coding sequence ATGTCGTATGAGTTGATTGCGATCTTCATGTTCGCAACCATGATGGCGATGCTTCTGACCGGACAGCGCGTTTTTGGCGCGATCGGCTTTGTGGCCGTGATCGCGGCACTTGTCCTTTGGGGCGATCGCGGTGGCTATGACATTGCCTTTTCCTCGGCAATGAAACTGATGAAATGGTATCCGTTGCTGACCCTACCAATGTTCATTTTCATGGGCTACGTGCTGTCAGAGTCGAAGATTGCTGATGACCTGTACAAGATGTTTCATGTCTGGATGGGCGGCCTGAAAGGTGGTCTGGCGATCGGGACAATTGGTCTTATGGTGCTGATTTCGGCCATGAACGGGCTGAGTGTTGCGGGCATGGCGATTGGCGCGACGATTGCTTTGCCCGAATTGCTGAAACGGAACTACGACAAGAAAATGGTGACCGGCGTCATTCAGGCGGGATCGTCACTGGGCATTCTGGTGCCGCCCTCCGTTGTGCTGGTTCTCTATGCCATGATTGCCCGTCAGCCGGTTGGCCAGTTGTGGCTGGCTGGCGTTTTGCCCGGGCTGATGATGGCCGCGATGTTCATCATCTATATCGCGGTTCGGTGCCACATAAATCCCGCGCTCGGCCCCGCCCTTCCGAAAGAGGAACGCGACATCCCCATGTCCGAAAAGCTGGCGCTGTTACGGGCCGGAATGCTGCCCTTGGTCATCTTCGCGGCGATGATGGTGCCCTTCGTCAACGGTTGGACCTCGCTTGTTGAGAGCTCGGCCATCGGCGCAATTACCGCGTTCCTTGCCGCCGTCCTGAAAGGTCGCATGACCAAGGAGGTGTTCGAAACCTCGGTCAAAATGACATTGGGCATTAGCTGTATGTTCATGTGGATCATTCTTGCCGCTTTGGCCTTTGGTGCCGTGTTCGACGGCTTGGGCGCTGTGAAAGCCATCGAGACTCTATTCACCGAGCGGTTGGGTCTGAACCCATGGGTCATCTTGATCCTGATGCAACTAAGCTTCATCCTTATGGGAACGTTTCTGGATGACACCGCAATGCTGGTCATCGTCGCTCCACTTTACGTGCCTCTGGTCGCCGCACTTGGTTTCGATCTGATCTGGTATGGTGTGCTCTATACGATCACGACTCAGATCGCATATATGACGCCGCCTTTCGGCTATAATCTGTTTTTGATGCGCGCGATGGCCCCGCCGGAAATCACGCTGCGCGATATTTATGGCTCCATCCTACCCTTTGTGCTGGTGATGGTGCTGGCGCTGACATTGGTCATCCTGTTCCCGGAGATCGCCCTTTGGCTGCCGGGTTGGGTCTATGGAAATTAA
- a CDS encoding acetyl-CoA carboxylase carboxyltransferase subunit alpha: protein MTNYLEFEKPLAEIEGKAEELRALARSNEEMDVEGEATGLDAKASALLKELYKDLSPWRKCQVARHPDRPHCKDYIEALFTEYTPLAGDRNFADDHAVMGGLARIGDIPVVVMGQEKGNDTKSRIERNFGMARPEGYRKVIRLMDLADRFGLPIVMLVDTPGAYPGKGAEERGQSEAIARSTERSLNVKSPVISVIIGEGGSGGAVALATANTVMMLEHSIYSVISPEGCASILWKDAEKMREAAEALRLTAQDLKQLGVIDQIIPEPLGGAQRGRQETIAAVGKAIQAELKALKKRQKDDVLMKERREKFLKMGSKGLAA, encoded by the coding sequence ATGACCAACTATCTTGAGTTTGAAAAACCGTTGGCTGAAATCGAAGGTAAGGCGGAAGAGCTTCGCGCCCTTGCCCGATCAAACGAAGAAATGGACGTCGAAGGCGAGGCCACTGGGCTGGACGCCAAGGCGAGCGCCCTGCTGAAAGAGCTCTATAAAGACCTGTCCCCCTGGCGAAAATGTCAGGTGGCCCGCCATCCCGATCGGCCGCATTGTAAAGATTACATCGAAGCGTTGTTCACGGAATACACACCGCTGGCAGGAGACCGGAATTTTGCCGATGACCACGCCGTGATGGGTGGGCTTGCACGCATTGGTGACATTCCTGTCGTCGTTATGGGCCAGGAAAAAGGCAACGATACGAAGTCGCGGATTGAACGCAATTTTGGCATGGCGCGCCCAGAAGGCTATCGCAAAGTGATCCGCTTGATGGATCTGGCAGACCGCTTTGGATTGCCGATCGTCATGTTGGTTGACACCCCCGGCGCCTATCCCGGCAAAGGTGCAGAAGAACGCGGTCAGTCTGAGGCTATCGCGAGGTCTACCGAACGCAGCCTGAATGTTAAATCTCCAGTGATCTCAGTCATCATCGGTGAAGGCGGATCGGGTGGTGCTGTCGCGCTGGCCACAGCCAACACAGTGATGATGCTGGAACACTCGATCTACTCGGTGATCAGCCCCGAGGGCTGCGCATCCATCCTGTGGAAGGATGCCGAAAAAATGCGCGAAGCCGCCGAAGCCCTGCGTCTGACCGCACAAGACCTGAAACAACTCGGCGTGATCGACCAGATCATTCCAGAGCCGCTGGGCGGTGCGCAGCGTGGCCGACAGGAAACCATTGCTGCCGTTGGGAAGGCCATCCAAGCAGAGCTGAAAGCCCTTAAGAAGCGCCAGAAAGATGACGTCTTGATGAAAGAGCGTCGCGAAAAGTTCCTGAAGATGGGGTCGAAGGGCCTCGCAGCCTGA
- a CDS encoding L-malyl-CoA/beta-methylmalyl-CoA lyase, which translates to MSFRIQPAAPARPNRCQLFGPASNTKLFAKMATSAADVINIDLEDSVAPSDKDMARANAIEAINTVDWGTKHVSVRINGLDTPYWYRDVVDLMEQAGERLDQIMIPKVGCAEDVYAVDALVTAIERAKGRTKPVAFEVIIESAAGIAHVEAIAASSPRLQAMSLGAADFAASMGMQTTGIGGTQENYYMLRDGKKHWSDPWHWAQAAIVAACRTHGVLPVDGPFGDFSDDEGYIAQAKRSATLGMVGKWAIHPKQIALANDVFTPSEEAVTEAREILTAMEEAKANGEGATVYKGRLVDIASIKQAEVIVAQAELIANS; encoded by the coding sequence ATGTCCTTCCGCATCCAACCTGCCGCCCCTGCCCGCCCTAACCGCTGCCAATTGTTTGGCCCGGCATCAAATACCAAACTGTTCGCGAAAATGGCGACCTCGGCCGCAGATGTGATCAACATTGACCTCGAAGACAGCGTCGCCCCCTCCGACAAGGACATGGCCCGCGCCAATGCGATCGAAGCGATCAACACGGTCGACTGGGGCACAAAGCATGTTTCGGTTCGGATCAACGGGCTGGACACCCCCTATTGGTATCGCGATGTCGTCGACCTGATGGAACAAGCGGGCGAGCGACTGGATCAGATTATGATTCCGAAAGTCGGCTGTGCCGAAGACGTCTATGCTGTTGACGCACTTGTCACCGCGATTGAACGTGCCAAAGGTCGCACCAAACCCGTGGCCTTTGAAGTGATCATCGAAAGCGCAGCGGGCATCGCCCATGTCGAAGCCATCGCTGCATCCTCACCGCGCCTGCAAGCCATGTCACTGGGCGCTGCCGATTTCGCAGCGTCGATGGGTATGCAAACCACAGGCATCGGCGGCACGCAGGAGAACTATTACATGCTGCGCGACGGCAAGAAACATTGGTCAGACCCGTGGCACTGGGCACAGGCCGCCATCGTCGCAGCCTGCCGCACCCATGGCGTTTTGCCGGTTGACGGGCCGTTCGGCGACTTCTCGGACGACGAGGGATATATCGCGCAGGCAAAACGATCTGCCACGCTGGGTATGGTTGGCAAATGGGCCATCCACCCCAAACAAATCGCACTGGCCAACGATGTTTTCACGCCGTCAGAAGAAGCTGTCACCGAAGCCCGCGAAATCCTCACCGCGATGGAGGAAGCCAAAGCCAATGGCGAGGGTGCGACCGTCTATAAGGGGCGTCTGGTCGACATCGCCTCGATCAAACAAGCCGAAGTGATCGTGGCGCAGGCAGAGTTGATCGCGAACAGCTGA
- a CDS encoding TRAP transporter small permease subunit, translated as MTALRKFISIVDQINYRIGRVTMYGIFVMMAILLWSSISKTFFNPSLWTLEMAQFAMVTYYILGGPYSIQMGSNVRMDLLYGGWSTRRKAAIDIITVMFLIFYLSVLLWGGVDSTIYSFSYGGERSPTAWRPYLWPIKLIMCTGISLMLLQAISELFKDILRLRGEEIDNVV; from the coding sequence ATGACAGCGCTTCGCAAATTCATCAGCATTGTTGATCAGATCAACTATCGCATCGGACGGGTGACCATGTATGGCATCTTTGTCATGATGGCGATCCTGTTGTGGTCTTCGATCTCGAAAACCTTCTTTAACCCGTCGCTCTGGACGCTGGAAATGGCGCAGTTTGCCATGGTGACCTACTACATTCTGGGCGGGCCCTATTCGATCCAGATGGGATCGAATGTCCGTATGGACCTTCTTTACGGCGGGTGGAGCACACGCCGCAAAGCCGCCATAGACATCATCACGGTGATGTTCCTGATTTTCTATCTTAGCGTTCTGCTTTGGGGCGGTGTCGACAGTACGATCTATTCCTTCAGTTATGGCGGCGAGCGTAGTCCGACAGCGTGGCGCCCTTATCTATGGCCAATCAAACTTATTATGTGCACCGGGATATCACTGATGTTGCTGCAGGCCATATCCGAGCTTTTCAAAGACATTCTGCGCCTGCGCGGCGAGGAGATCGACAATGTCGTATGA
- a CDS encoding MurR/RpiR family transcriptional regulator, protein MAKKPLVKDQIRAKQDELTAAERRLTATLLDDSLVAGLQSITKLAESAEVSTPTVIRLARKLGYQGFPDLQDAIRDEIAAQMKEPLAKLETAGVSGGKDHIISRFAEAVSRNINRSLERLDLDEFDRAAALLSDPNRRLYLLGGRITRSNAHYFFNHLQIIRPGVTLLDFSPSVWPQSLLDMDENSTLIVFDIRRYEKELERLAKLVVDQGANIVLFTDQWGSPIERHAKFCFRSLVEVPSSWDSTLAINFLIETLVADIQSRSDSADRIAALEEMIGESRIFRSN, encoded by the coding sequence ATGGCAAAGAAACCTCTCGTCAAAGACCAAATCCGGGCAAAGCAGGACGAGCTGACAGCTGCTGAACGGCGACTGACAGCCACGCTGTTGGACGATTCGTTGGTCGCAGGGCTGCAGTCGATCACCAAGCTGGCGGAAAGCGCCGAGGTTTCAACGCCCACAGTTATTCGCCTTGCGCGCAAATTGGGGTATCAGGGCTTTCCAGACTTGCAAGACGCCATCCGGGACGAGATTGCCGCCCAGATGAAAGAACCGCTGGCAAAGCTTGAAACCGCGGGGGTGTCTGGCGGGAAAGACCACATCATCAGCCGCTTCGCCGAGGCCGTGTCGCGTAATATTAACCGCAGCCTTGAGCGTCTCGATCTTGACGAATTTGACAGAGCGGCCGCGCTTCTGTCAGATCCCAATCGGCGACTGTACTTGCTGGGCGGGCGGATCACGCGATCAAACGCGCATTACTTTTTCAATCACCTTCAGATCATTCGACCCGGTGTGACGCTGTTGGATTTCTCGCCCAGCGTCTGGCCTCAATCGCTTTTGGATATGGATGAAAACTCTACTCTCATCGTTTTCGACATTCGGCGATATGAGAAAGAATTGGAGCGTTTGGCCAAACTGGTCGTCGATCAGGGTGCGAACATCGTGCTGTTTACCGATCAGTGGGGGTCGCCAATCGAACGCCATGCCAAATTCTGTTTCCGCAGTCTGGTCGAGGTGCCATCAAGCTGGGATTCGACACTGGCGATCAACTTCCTGATCGAAACCCTTGTGGCCGATATCCAAAGCCGCAGTGACAGCGCCGATCGCATCGCGGCCCTGGAAGAGATGATTGGTGAATCGCGTATTTTTCGCAGCAACTGA
- a CDS encoding zinc-ribbon domain-containing protein: MRLVCPSCGAQYEVDDRVMPESGRDVQCSNCGHAWFQLAPSAEARVKAEEEAAPSPFDNIDEMDEEATEVFDEAVEAETSEPDLSDDDQTEDSGDDAPSTPARQLDDDVRSILQEEAAKELKARDDERESLETQTDLGLDEAPGTGSDSTKRTLADVEPTDQDEQPLASDDLKRSDVLPDIEEINSTLDAPAGEAGSTAVDAVDGEEFSPNSFRRGYILVIVLACILAILYIYAPAIGERIPAIQPILDQYVEVADRVRVGLERMMRSAIGKMQGLIDKPE, encoded by the coding sequence ATGCGTCTGGTTTGTCCTAGTTGCGGCGCGCAGTATGAAGTAGATGACCGCGTGATGCCCGAAAGCGGGCGTGATGTTCAGTGTTCCAATTGTGGACACGCTTGGTTCCAATTGGCCCCAAGCGCGGAGGCCCGCGTCAAGGCCGAAGAAGAAGCTGCGCCATCCCCCTTCGACAATATCGACGAGATGGACGAAGAGGCGACAGAAGTCTTTGATGAGGCCGTTGAAGCCGAGACTTCGGAACCTGACCTGTCCGACGACGACCAGACTGAAGACAGTGGCGATGACGCGCCCTCTACGCCAGCCCGGCAATTGGATGATGACGTCCGCAGTATTCTGCAAGAGGAAGCTGCGAAGGAACTCAAAGCACGCGACGACGAACGCGAAAGCCTTGAAACGCAAACTGATCTGGGTCTGGACGAAGCTCCAGGTACTGGGTCAGACAGCACCAAACGCACCCTTGCTGACGTCGAACCCACTGATCAAGACGAACAACCGCTTGCGTCCGACGACCTTAAGCGCAGCGATGTCCTGCCCGATATTGAAGAGATCAATTCGACGCTCGACGCGCCTGCGGGCGAGGCTGGCAGCACCGCTGTCGACGCTGTAGACGGAGAAGAGTTTAGCCCGAACAGTTTCCGCCGCGGCTATATCTTGGTCATCGTTTTGGCGTGCATTCTGGCCATTCTCTATATTTACGCTCCTGCAATTGGTGAACGTATCCCTGCAATCCAGCCTATCTTGGATCAATATGTCGAGGTCGCGGACCGGGTCCGTGTTGGTCTGGAAAGAATGATGCGGTCTGCAATCGGCAAGATGCAGGGTTTGATCGATAAGCCGGAATAA
- a CDS encoding carboxymuconolactone decarboxylase family protein: protein MDWNAFLSETEGNINRLAKDTPATMKGFAQMGAAAKTNGALSEKTKEFIALGIAISTRCDGCIGFHVRSLVRLGATLDELNEALAMAAYMGGGPSIAYSAKAREAFEQFSAR, encoded by the coding sequence GTGGACTGGAACGCATTTCTTTCTGAAACCGAAGGCAACATCAACCGGCTCGCCAAAGACACGCCTGCAACGATGAAGGGTTTCGCCCAGATGGGAGCCGCCGCCAAGACCAACGGCGCCCTGAGCGAGAAGACCAAAGAATTCATCGCCCTTGGCATCGCCATTTCAACACGGTGCGACGGCTGCATCGGCTTCCATGTCCGCTCTCTGGTACGCCTTGGCGCGACTCTGGACGAGCTGAACGAAGCGCTGGCCATGGCGGCCTATATGGGTGGCGGTCCTTCCATTGCCTACAGCGCCAAGGCCCGCGAGGCGTTTGAGCAGTTTAGCGCAAGGTAG
- a CDS encoding pyridoxamine 5'-phosphate oxidase family protein — MEFIETTEELEALYGTPVEMSLKKVTDHLTPTYREWIMASRFCVLTTVGPEGTDGSPRGDDGPVVAELDAQTLAMPDWRGNERADSLRNIVRDPRVSLMFMVPGSGNVMRVNGEARLTADDALRARFEKSGKQPRVVIVIRIDEVYPQCARAIVRSRLWSAGDASVGLPTIGEMMKDLTSGAFDGESYDKEWLGRAQSTLW; from the coding sequence ATGGAGTTCATTGAGACGACAGAAGAGCTGGAAGCCCTATATGGCACGCCTGTTGAGATGTCGCTTAAGAAAGTCACTGACCACCTGACGCCAACCTATCGCGAATGGATTATGGCTTCACGGTTTTGCGTCCTGACAACCGTCGGCCCCGAAGGCACCGATGGCAGCCCGCGCGGTGACGACGGCCCCGTTGTGGCTGAGCTTGACGCACAGACCCTTGCGATGCCGGACTGGCGCGGCAATGAACGGGCAGACAGCCTGCGTAACATCGTCCGCGACCCTCGGGTCTCTTTGATGTTCATGGTGCCGGGATCCGGCAATGTGATGCGCGTCAACGGAGAGGCCCGGCTGACAGCAGACGACGCCTTGCGCGCGAGATTTGAGAAATCGGGCAAGCAACCGCGCGTGGTCATTGTGATCCGCATTGATGAAGTCTATCCGCAATGCGCGCGCGCCATCGTGCGCTCGCGGCTTTGGTCTGCGGGCGATGCCAGTGTTGGCCTGCCAACGATCGGCGAAATGATGAAGGACCTGACGTCCGGGGCTTTCGACGGCGAGAGTTACGACAAGGAATGGCTTGGGCGTGCTCAGTCGACCCTTTGGTGA
- a CDS encoding 1-acyl-sn-glycerol-3-phosphate acyltransferase, protein MRNAIQWLRSLLFIIQMYVMLPIVGFVGVPLVWIKRDNAFKVIHFYCNWVRWTASWMIGLKSEIRGEVPTGEVLIAAKHQSFFDILLLASVLPRLKFIYKSQLKWAPIINIYAVYTNSVPVNRGKKGAAIKQMVAAVRDGQNKPGQLVIFPQGTRVAAGAKKPYKVGIGVLYKETGQAVVPASTNVGVFWKRHGIMRYPGLAVVEFHDPIKPGLSTDAFMERVEDAVEIGSDTLMREAGMEISE, encoded by the coding sequence ATGCGTAACGCAATTCAATGGCTGCGGTCACTTCTGTTCATCATCCAGATGTACGTCATGTTACCGATTGTTGGTTTCGTGGGGGTGCCGCTTGTGTGGATCAAACGTGATAACGCGTTCAAGGTGATCCATTTCTATTGTAATTGGGTTCGCTGGACAGCGTCGTGGATGATCGGGCTTAAAAGTGAAATCCGCGGCGAAGTTCCAACGGGCGAGGTGTTGATCGCCGCAAAACACCAGTCTTTTTTCGATATTTTGCTGCTGGCCTCTGTGCTGCCGCGCTTGAAGTTCATCTATAAAAGCCAGCTTAAATGGGCGCCCATTATCAACATATACGCCGTCTATACCAACTCGGTGCCGGTTAATCGCGGCAAGAAAGGCGCGGCTATCAAACAGATGGTTGCCGCCGTGAGAGATGGGCAAAACAAGCCGGGGCAGCTTGTGATTTTTCCGCAAGGCACACGTGTCGCTGCTGGGGCCAAGAAGCCATATAAGGTTGGAATTGGTGTGCTGTACAAAGAAACCGGGCAGGCGGTGGTCCCGGCCTCGACAAATGTGGGCGTGTTTTGGAAACGCCACGGGATCATGCGTTATCCCGGATTGGCGGTGGTTGAGTTTCATGATCCGATCAAACCTGGTCTTTCGACGGACGCCTTCATGGAACGTGTCGAGGATGCGGTGGAGATTGGATCTGATACCTTGATGCGCGAAGCGGGAATGGAGATTTCGGAGTAA
- a CDS encoding cell division ATP-binding protein FtsE → MIELEQVSYGYGDSTLLSDISMKLAPGSFHFLTGPSGAGKTTLIKLCYGELLATQGRVALFDQDAKQMSRDDVANARRRIGVVHQDCQFLDHLSVAENVSLPLTVSGRSLADQSELEDLLAWVGLSQQRSAKPPELSGGERQRAALARAVVMSPDVILADEPTGNIDWEMSLRLLKLLIELNRMGKTVLIATHDMNLIRSTKAQVQTRVLRISNKHVTQAGVDL, encoded by the coding sequence GTGATCGAGCTGGAACAAGTGTCCTACGGATATGGGGACAGCACTCTTCTATCCGATATTTCCATGAAACTTGCACCGGGTTCGTTTCACTTTTTGACCGGGCCTTCGGGCGCGGGGAAAACGACACTCATCAAATTGTGCTACGGCGAACTGCTAGCAACGCAGGGGCGGGTTGCCCTGTTCGATCAAGACGCAAAGCAGATGTCGCGCGACGATGTCGCGAACGCACGCAGGCGAATTGGTGTTGTGCATCAGGATTGTCAATTTTTGGATCACTTAAGTGTTGCCGAGAATGTATCTCTGCCTTTGACGGTATCTGGGCGCAGTCTGGCGGATCAATCGGAGCTTGAGGATCTGCTGGCTTGGGTGGGCCTGTCGCAGCAGCGCTCAGCCAAGCCGCCGGAATTGTCCGGGGGCGAACGGCAAAGAGCCGCCTTGGCCCGTGCTGTCGTAATGTCGCCGGATGTTATTTTGGCAGACGAACCGACAGGCAACATTGATTGGGAGATGTCGCTACGCCTGCTCAAGTTGTTGATCGAACTGAACCGCATGGGAAAGACCGTGTTGATCGCAACCCATGACATGAACCTGATCCGATCGACAAAGGCACAGGTTCAGACGCGCGTTTTACGTATCTCGAACAAACACGTCACTCAGGCGGGGGTTGATTTATGA
- a CDS encoding N-formylglutamate amidohydrolase: MLGKAWPAAALIGAAGTAPVVLVCEHASHFIPPEYDGLGLADDAQHSHAAWDIGALDVAKCLSALLDAPLVAGQVSRLVYDCNRPLEAPDCVPARSEIFEIPGNAGLDDAGKQHRFDTVHVPFHAAVDQVIDRQIERSSAPVLLVTVHSFTPIYHGQRRTLDIGYLHDNSSNAAKAAVKIEHGQGIYRAAINEPYAARDGVTYSLAKHAEARGLENVMIEIRNDLIDTPATAEKMAQHIAATLGQVIAQITTMETAEI; this comes from the coding sequence ATGCTCGGGAAAGCTTGGCCAGCGGCTGCGCTGATAGGGGCTGCGGGAACAGCTCCCGTTGTGCTTGTCTGCGAGCACGCATCCCATTTCATCCCGCCTGAGTATGATGGTCTTGGGTTGGCAGACGATGCGCAGCACTCTCATGCTGCTTGGGACATCGGGGCCCTGGATGTCGCCAAGTGCTTAAGTGCTCTGCTTGATGCACCCCTTGTCGCAGGTCAGGTTTCGCGGCTGGTCTACGATTGCAATCGCCCGTTGGAGGCCCCCGATTGCGTCCCTGCCCGCAGCGAGATTTTCGAAATACCCGGAAACGCTGGGCTTGACGATGCCGGAAAACAGCATCGTTTCGACACAGTCCATGTCCCATTTCATGCCGCTGTCGATCAGGTCATTGACCGGCAGATCGAACGGTCCAGCGCCCCGGTTCTGCTGGTCACGGTTCACAGCTTCACGCCCATTTATCACGGTCAACGCCGCACGTTGGACATTGGGTATTTGCATGACAACAGCAGCAATGCCGCCAAAGCCGCTGTCAAAATCGAGCACGGCCAAGGTATCTATCGCGCGGCAATCAACGAACCCTATGCCGCCCGAGACGGCGTGACCTATTCGCTGGCCAAACACGCCGAAGCGCGCGGTTTGGAAAACGTCATGATCGAAATTCGCAATGACCTGATTGACACCCCCGCAACTGCAGAAAAAATGGCGCAGCATATCGCCGCCACGCTTGGGCAGGTCATCGCACAGATCACCACAATGGAAACCGCCGAAATATGA
- a CDS encoding ABC transporter permease — MNARLSTLMHFVAGDAQADRVVPPTGYTARLTVFAAASMAFLAVFALALSLATGRLADRWGEALAKSSTIRISAPLDQMDAQVLAVMEVLATTPGVKEARPLSDDEQRALLEPWFGPDLPLDQLPIPKLVEVIEDADGYDADGLRARLAGEAPGAILDNHARWREPLVRAANRLRTLGLVAIVLITALAGVVITLAASAALSANEQVIRVLRLVGAQDRYIAHAFVRRFTLRALAGALVGTVLGAFAILLLPSTGDQGNFLTGLGFVGWQWLWPFVIPPFAALVAYVATRQTAQTVLQEKR; from the coding sequence ATGAACGCGCGGCTGAGCACTTTGATGCATTTCGTAGCAGGGGACGCGCAGGCGGACCGTGTCGTACCGCCAACAGGTTATACAGCCCGACTGACGGTGTTTGCGGCGGCGTCGATGGCTTTCTTAGCAGTGTTTGCCTTGGCGCTGTCTTTGGCGACGGGCCGATTGGCGGATCGTTGGGGTGAAGCGCTCGCCAAAAGTTCGACCATCCGCATTTCTGCTCCGTTGGATCAGATGGACGCGCAGGTTCTTGCCGTGATGGAGGTGTTGGCGACGACCCCCGGCGTAAAAGAAGCCCGCCCGCTCAGCGATGATGAGCAGCGCGCCTTGCTCGAACCTTGGTTCGGACCAGACTTGCCGCTTGATCAATTGCCAATCCCGAAACTGGTCGAGGTGATCGAGGATGCTGACGGCTACGACGCCGATGGCCTGCGCGCCCGATTGGCCGGTGAAGCACCGGGCGCAATATTGGACAACCATGCCCGTTGGCGCGAGCCGCTGGTGCGTGCGGCCAACCGGCTGCGTACGCTGGGCCTTGTTGCCATCGTGCTGATCACTGCGCTTGCTGGTGTTGTGATAACGCTCGCCGCGTCTGCCGCTCTGTCGGCGAATGAACAAGTTATCCGGGTGCTTCGTCTTGTCGGTGCGCAGGACCGGTATATCGCCCACGCTTTTGTGCGCCGATTTACCTTGCGTGCTTTGGCCGGTGCCCTTGTCGGTACGGTTCTGGGCGCTTTTGCGATCTTGCTCTTGCCTTCGACTGGCGATCAGGGAAATTTCCTGACCGGTCTGGGGTTCGTCGGGTGGCAATGGCTGTGGCCTTTCGTGATCCCACCATTCGCAGCGCTTGTAGCCTATGTCGCGACACGCCAGACGGCTCAGACCGTATTGCAGGAGAAACGCTGA